A genomic stretch from Strix aluco isolate bStrAlu1 chromosome 12, bStrAlu1.hap1, whole genome shotgun sequence includes:
- the ZNF609 gene encoding zinc finger protein 609 isoform X2, with the protein MESPVSTPAVLPLHLLVPVVNNDISSPCEQIMVRTRSVGVNTCDVALATEPECLGPCEPGTSVNLEGIVWQETEDGMLVVNVTWRNKTYVGTLLDCTQHDWAPPRFCDSPTSDLEMRNGRGRGKRMRPNSNTPVNETAAASDSKGTSNSSKTRAGANSKGRRGSQNSSDHRTPPGGTAEDVKASPSSVTKRKSKPLSDMELNSSSEDSKGSKRIRTNSMGSAAVPPAAVKVEPAVLDRNCPSPILIDCPHPNCNKKYKHINGLKYHQAHAHTDDDSKLEADVDSEYGEEPSLHADIGNCNGAAVSQKGSLSPARSATPKVRLMEPHSPSPSSKFSAKVPCKKKLGGEGDTDPGALSNDGSEDGPSVADETSNDGFDSLEKRCVDKDKLKKASGAKPEKIPSKSLKSARPIAPAIPPQPIYTFQTATLTTASPGSSTGLATTVVQTMSNSPQLKPIQPKPTVMGEPFAVNPALTPSKEKKKKDKKKKEPKEVENPLTPGKACRAEEGKSPFRGESSDLGMKGEGLLNGSSDPHQSRLASIKAEADKIYSFTDNAPSPSIGGASRLENTNAAQPMTPLHVVTQNGAEASSVKTNSPAYSDISDAGEDGEGKLESVKAKDPEQLVKEGAKKALFPPQPQSKESPYYQGFETYYSPGYPQASPGPLNPGSQATAETQALKLKKDEEQENPEVKVKSEGCEEKKAELGGSSQQPSVIQQRPNMYMQSLYYNQYAYVPPYGYNEQGYHAHLLSTNPAYRQQYEEQQKQRQSLEQQQQRGLEKKAELGLKEREAALKEEWKQKPPMPPTLTKAPSLTDLVKSGLSKAKEQGGPDMAKSVIIPKLEDSSKLSGSQVAEGLKVKLSEASHLGKETTETKAGSECGRQAEVDPVLWYRQEAEPRMWTYVYPAKYSDIKTEDERWKEERDRKLKEERNRSKEATSKDDGKESTSSECKLTPTEEARMVGKDPRPSVHVPVSSPLTQHQSYIPYMHGYSYSQSYDPNHPSYRAMPTVMMQNYPGSYLPSSYSFSPYGSKASGSDDSDKSRASPSVSCKSSSESKALDILQQHASHYKSKSPTISEKTSQERDRSGCGVVGGGGSCSSVGGAGGGERSAERPRTSPSQRLLSTHHHHHHLGYSLLPAQYNLPYATGLSSTAIVASQQGSAPSLYPPPRR; encoded by the exons GTATGCTGGTGGTCAACGTCACCTGGAGGAACAAGACGTACGTGGGGACGCTGCTCGACTGCACGCAGCACGACTGGGCGCCTCCCCG GTTCTGCGACTCTCCCACCAGTGACCTGGAGATGCGCAACGGCCGGGGCAGGGGCAAACGCATGCGGCCCAACAGCAACACGCCCGTCAATGAGACCGCTGCCGCCTCGGACAGCAAAGGGaccagcaacagcagcaagacCCGGGCAGGAGCCAACAGCAAAGGGCGCCGGGGAAGCCAGAACTCCTCGGACCACCGCACGCCGCCCGGCGGCACGGCAGAGGACGTGAAGGCCAGTCCCTCCTCCGTCACCAAGCGGAAGAGCAAACCTCTCTCCGACATGGAGCTGAACTCCAGCTCGGAGGACTCCAAGGGCAGCAAACGCATCCGCACGAACTCGATGGGCTCGGCAGCCGTGCCGCCCGCCGCCGTCAAGGTGGAGCCGGCTGTTCTCGACCGAAACTGCCCTTCTCCCATTCTCATCGACTGTCCCCACCCCAACTGTAACAAGAAGTACAAGCACATCAACGGGCTGAAGTACCACCAGGCCCACGCGCACACAGATGACGACAGCAAGCTGGAGGCAGATGTGGACAGCGAGTATGGTGAGGAGCCCTCCCTGCACGCAGACATCGGGAACTGCAACGGTGCCGCCGTCTCTCAGAAGGGCTCGCTCTCGCCGGCTCGCTCGGCCACCCCCAAGGTGCGCTTGATGGAGCCCCACAGTCCCTCCCCGTCCAGCAAGTTCAGCGCCAAGGTCCCCTGCAAGAAGAAgctgggtggggaaggagacACTGACCCGGGTGCTCTGTCCAATGATGGCTCTGAGGATGGTCCCTCGGTGGCCGATGAGACGAGTAACGATGGCTTTGACTCTCTGGAGAAGCGATGTGTTGATAAGGACAAGTTAAAGAAGGCATCTGGTGCTAAGCCGGAGAAGATCCCTTCCAAAAGCTTGAAGTCTGCCAGACCCATTGCGCCAGCCATCCCCCCCCAGCCGATCTACACCTTCCAGACAGCCACCCTCACCACAGCCAGCCCCGGTTCCTCCACGGGCCTCGCCACCACCGTGGTCCAGACCATGTCCAACAGCCCTCAGCTCAAACCCATCCAGCCTAAGCCTACGGTGATGGGAGAGCCCTTCGCAGTCAACCCTGCCCTCACCCCTTccaaggagaagaagaaaaaggacaagaagaaGAAGGAGCCCAAGGAGGTAGAAAACCCTTTGACTCCTGGCAAAGCCTGCAGAGCGGAGGAAGGCAAGAGCCCTTTCCGGGGGGAATCCAGTGACCTGGGGATGAAAGGTGAGGGGCTGCTGAACGGCTCATCTGACCCCCACCAGAGCCGGCTCGCCAGCATCAAGGCCGAGGCGGATAAGATCTACAGCTTCACTGACAACGCCCCAAGCCCCTCCATCGGTGGTGCCAGCAGGCTGGAGAACACCAACGCAGCCCAACCCATGACCCCGCTGCACGTCGTCACCCAGAATGGGGCAGAGGCGAGCTCGGTGAAGACCAACAGCCCGGCCTACTCGGACATCTCCGACGCCGGGGAGGATGGGGAGGGCAAGCTGGAGAGCGTGAAGGCGAAGGATCCGGAGCAGCTGGTCAAGGAAGGCGCCAAAAAAGCTCTTTTCCCCCCGCAACCACAGAGCAAAGAGTCTCCCTACTACCAAGGCTTTGAAACCTACTATTCCCCTGGCTACCCCCAGGCAAGCCCGGGGCCCTTGAACCCCGGCAGCCAGGCCACGGCTGAGACACAGGCCTTGAAGCTGAAGAAGGATGAGGAGCAGGAGAACCCAGAGGTGAAGGTGAAGAGTGAAGGCTGCGAAGAGAAGAAGGCAGAGCTCGGTGGCTCCAGCCAGCAGCCCTCGGTCATCCAGCAGCGTCCCAACATGTACATGCAGTCCCTCTACTACAACCAGTACGCCTATGTGCCCCCCTACGGCTACAATGAGCAGGGCTACCACGCTCACCTGCTGAGCACCAACCCTGCCTACCGCCAGCAGTACgaggagcagcagaagcagcggcagagcctggagcagcagcagcagcgagggcTGGAGAAGAAGGCAGAGCTGGGCTTGAAGGAGAGGGAGGCGGCACTCAAAGAGGAGTGGAAGCAAAAGCCACCCATGCCCCCAACGCTAACCAAAGCCCCGAGCCTCACGGACCTTGTCAAGTCGGGGCTGAGCAAGGCCAAGGAGCAGGGAGGTCCCGACATGGCCAAATCCGTCATCATCCCCAAGCTGGAGGACTCATCCAAGCTGTCTGGCAGCCAGGTCGCCGAGGGGCTCAAGGTGAAGCTGAGCGAGGCCAGCCACCTCGGGAAGGAGACCACTGAGACAAAGGCTGGCTCCGAGTGTGGCCGGCAAGCGGAGGTGGACCCTGTGCTCTGGTACAGACAG GAAGCTGAGCCCCGGATGTGGACCTACGTGTACCCGGCGAAGTACTCGGACATCAAGACAGAGGATGAGCGGTGGAAAGAGGAGAGGGACCGAAAgttgaaggaagaaagaaatcgaAGCAAAGAAGCCACATCCAAGGACGACGGGAAGGAGAGCACCAGCTCCGAGTGCAAACTGACCCCCACTGAGGAGGCTCGCATGGTGGGGAAGGACCCCAGACCCAGCGTCCACGTCCCCGTGTCTTCACCCCTCACGCAGCATCAGTCCTACATCCCCTACATGCACGGCTACTCCTACAGCCAGTCGTACGACCCCAACCACCCCAGCTACCGGGCCATGCCCACCGTCATGATGCAGAATTACCCAG GATCATACCTACCCTCCAGCTATTCCTTCTCCCCGTATGGGAGCAAGGCGTCCGGGAGCGACGACAGCGACAAGTCCCGAGCCAGCCCCAGCGTGAGTTGTAAATCCAGCTCAGAGTCCAAGGCCCTGGACATCCTGCAGCAGCACGCCAGCCACTACAAGAGCAAATCACCCACG ATAAGCGAGAAGACGTCTCAGGAGCGGGACCGCAGCGGCTGCGGGGTGGTGGGAGGCGGCGGGAGCTGCAGCAGCGTTGGGGGAGCCGGCGGGGGGGAGAGGAGTGCGGAGCGGCCCCGCACCTCGCCGTCTCAGCGCCTGCTCTCGacgcaccaccaccaccaccacctcggGTACTCGCTGCTGCCGGCGCAGTACAACCTGCCCTATGCAACAG GTCTCTCCTCCACAGCCATCGTTGCCAGCCAGCAAGGCTCCGCTCCCTCCCTATACCCACCTCCCCGGAGGTGA